In one Leptospira fletcheri genomic region, the following are encoded:
- a CDS encoding NADPH-dependent FMN reductase — protein sequence MKINLLGVSGSLRKNSTNTKLLKTIGVLGREHFNLEIFSDLDLLPPFSPDREVELQKSSKHLGDWRNHLQAADALIFACPEYGHGVPGVLKNALDWVVGSGELVDKPVGITNAYAIRSRGTFALRSLAETLRAMNAHVVEQRPLSPEDDPGIWSNGVREILESLCAVPRTRI from the coding sequence ATGAAAATCAACTTGCTCGGCGTTTCCGGTAGTCTCCGGAAAAATTCCACGAATACGAAATTATTGAAAACGATCGGAGTGCTCGGCCGGGAACACTTTAACTTGGAAATCTTCTCCGATTTAGATCTGCTTCCTCCCTTTTCTCCGGACCGGGAAGTGGAATTGCAGAAGAGTTCGAAACATCTCGGAGATTGGCGTAACCATCTGCAAGCGGCGGACGCTCTGATTTTTGCCTGTCCCGAATACGGGCATGGGGTTCCCGGAGTTTTGAAGAACGCTTTGGATTGGGTGGTCGGCTCCGGAGAGCTTGTAGACAAACCTGTCGGGATTACGAACGCTTATGCCATCCGGTCTCGCGGAACCTTCGCCCTCCGATCTCTGGCAGAAACTCTCCGCGCGATGAATGCACATGTTGTTGAACAGAGGCCGCTTTCTCCGGAGGACGATCCAGGGATTTGGTCCAACGGAGTCCGGGAGATCTTAGAATCCCTATGCGCAGTTCCTCGGACTCGTATATAG
- a CDS encoding DUF1858 domain-containing protein — translation MSEAVKPRFYKEMTVGEAIALHPEAGLVFSSYHLGGCSHCSINELETIEQVCMGYGVEVEVLIESLNNLLEDEE, via the coding sequence ATGTCGGAAGCGGTCAAGCCAAGATTTTATAAGGAAATGACGGTGGGAGAAGCAATCGCTCTCCATCCGGAAGCAGGTCTCGTATTTTCCAGCTACCATTTGGGAGGCTGTTCCCACTGCTCGATCAACGAATTGGAAACCATCGAACAGGTTTGCATGGGCTATGGCGTAGAAGTGGAAGTGCTGATCGAAAGCCTGAACAATTTACTCGAAGACGAGGAATAA
- a CDS encoding 6-carboxytetrahydropterin synthase, whose amino-acid sequence MFFQETGKFYIRIEERFESSHFLYKYFQDGSDEPIHGHSFKVEVYLSGKRNIGEDGISFDFLTSKKRLRELVSELDHILINQHADFIRTNPTSENMARWFYHHIKDSVHASSGRVDRIVIHEGPENLAFFEPSEG is encoded by the coding sequence ATGTTTTTTCAGGAAACGGGCAAGTTCTATATCAGGATCGAAGAAAGATTCGAATCCTCTCATTTTTTATACAAATACTTCCAGGACGGTTCGGATGAGCCGATTCACGGGCATTCCTTTAAGGTGGAAGTCTATCTTTCCGGAAAACGGAATATCGGGGAGGATGGCATTAGTTTCGATTTTCTGACCTCCAAAAAGAGGCTGCGGGAACTGGTATCCGAGCTGGACCATATCCTGATCAACCAGCATGCCGATTTTATCCGTACGAATCCCACTTCCGAGAATATGGCCAGATGGTTCTACCATCACATCAAAGATAGCGTACACGCGTCCTCGGGAAGAGTGGATCGGATCGTGATCCATGAAGGTCCCGAGAACCTGGCTTTTTTCGAACCTTCGGAAGGTTGA